The Desulfovibrio sp. UIB00 genome has a window encoding:
- a CDS encoding pyrimidine dimer DNA glycosylase/endonuclease V → MLPPKGLCRKHLLGEHVELHMLLGSMRRGKNIDGFLFGGLVDPQQLFARHEELVTEMAQRGFKHTSPIDANECASLAARYTGSSSLDIVANAAELQRRCPDCAQLMQVSATAQSNAANSN, encoded by the coding sequence ATGTTGCCCCCTAAGGGGTTGTGCCGCAAACATTTGTTGGGCGAACATGTGGAACTGCATATGCTCCTTGGCAGCATGCGGCGTGGCAAAAATATAGATGGCTTTCTTTTCGGTGGATTGGTTGACCCGCAGCAACTTTTTGCGCGGCATGAGGAACTTGTAACAGAGATGGCCCAGCGTGGATTCAAACACACATCGCCCATCGATGCGAATGAATGTGCTTCCTTGGCTGCCCGTTATACTGGCAGCAGCTCCCTAGACATTGTCGCCAATGCTGCTGAATTACAGCGCAGGTGCCCAGACTGCGCCCAGTTGATGCAAGTGAGCGCCACAGCACAGTCAAACGCTGCAAATTCAAACTGA
- a CDS encoding PEP/pyruvate-binding domain-containing protein, with product MAKIPAAKPAQNKPKGAAPEAVQKKLVLDGAEIVQIGPEAELLVGGKNYNTALISQIQGIQAPHFRAISSIAFHHLLDETKVNGRVVRSVVDREYGRIDWNDPEINQDPDFLQKFVRQLGKQIHQAALAEGEQTNTKLRTFINNIVEGFATSPEGIDQLRKRSVMVQAAILSVEVPHDVAEAVRGAYRDICRENEDDMTPVAVRSSAAGEDSRKKAFAGLQDTYLNMVGEDKVVEAYHWDCSSAYNLRSMTYRREAILDALAKAEETGDESIAENAKLEWAIEHTSLSVCMMQMINPVISGTAFSADTATGCRGTDRRELVSIDASYGLGEAVVGGKVTPDKLYVFQRDDGGEVVIRQMGCKDMKIVYDERGGTREVEVSELEALRWALSLSQAERVAQGVRAVSKAYGGIIMDTEFCIDANDKLWFVQARPETRWNDDLELHPHTIFMRRREVDAKAAAEAEVLVEGNGASRGAGQGTVRFLRSALELNKIAKGDVLAAERTDPDMVPGMRVASAIMADVGGDTSHAAITSRELGIAAVIGIQRLDILRALDGAEVTVDGTRGKVYRGLLPLHLVGGEMDLSKLPPTKTKVGLVLADVGQALFLSRLRNFPQFEVGLLRAEFMLGNISIHPQALEAFDNGELENVVHSKLKELENRLSKVLREQMAAGLIVFNFNLREYVGEVTGLAAEVEAFAEASKSLNAEEVLMQHRKMRELDHKVDQHLEMASRRIEVLKTSNDLADHVRIIMGYDDALALLNPADPESAKRVAEIEATVEEHVRRIKDMPAVTKLMDNINHLREEVSLRSGLKKEMDDLRNLTDKIRGIIKARGFRTGKEHYVQTLAQNLALFAMAFYGKPITYRTTDFKSNEYRNLLGGSLFEHNEDNPMLGYRGVSRNIHDWEIEAFKLARGVYGGSNLRMMLPFVRTLEEARSMRSYLEQVHKLKSGQDGLKIILMSELPSNAILAKQFITEFDGFSIGSNDMTQMVLATDRDNSRLSHIYDEEDPAVVWAILVSIFTGQKYAKKVGFCGQGVSNSIILRGLVAIAGITSASVVPDTYYQTVFDIASVEGENHSAADLGKWLAAQHHKRLADLMEKTGYGHILKKYKEPQDIQEWYEGELQRRHEQFRDHLDTPKEAFYRAELQSFRSTFHKPVIYATWNWDETVEDALHHSGFQNFEEQAKALEYSRTVND from the coding sequence ATGGCTAAGATTCCCGCCGCCAAACCTGCGCAGAACAAACCCAAGGGCGCCGCGCCCGAGGCAGTTCAGAAAAAACTGGTGCTTGATGGCGCCGAAATTGTGCAGATTGGTCCCGAAGCGGAGTTGCTTGTTGGTGGTAAGAACTACAACACTGCCCTGATCAGTCAGATCCAGGGCATTCAGGCGCCCCATTTTCGCGCCATCTCATCCATTGCCTTTCATCATCTGCTTGATGAAACAAAGGTTAATGGGCGTGTGGTACGTAGCGTGGTGGACCGTGAATACGGGCGCATTGACTGGAACGACCCCGAAATCAACCAAGATCCGGACTTCTTGCAGAAGTTCGTGCGCCAGCTCGGCAAGCAGATTCATCAGGCCGCGCTGGCGGAAGGCGAGCAGACCAATACCAAGCTGCGCACCTTTATCAATAATATAGTCGAAGGGTTTGCCACCTCCCCCGAGGGCATCGACCAGTTGCGCAAGCGCTCGGTCATGGTGCAGGCGGCCATTTTGTCTGTTGAAGTGCCACACGATGTTGCGGAAGCCGTGCGCGGCGCATACCGCGACATCTGCCGCGAAAACGAAGACGACATGACCCCCGTGGCCGTGCGTTCTTCTGCTGCGGGCGAAGACTCGCGCAAAAAGGCCTTTGCCGGTCTGCAGGATACCTACCTGAACATGGTGGGTGAAGACAAAGTAGTAGAAGCCTACCATTGGGACTGCTCCTCTGCCTACAATCTGCGTTCCATGACCTACCGCCGCGAGGCCATCCTTGACGCTCTTGCCAAGGCCGAAGAAACCGGCGACGAGAGCATTGCTGAAAACGCCAAGCTTGAGTGGGCCATTGAGCACACCTCGCTTTCTGTCTGCATGATGCAGATGATCAATCCCGTGATTTCCGGTACGGCCTTTTCGGCTGATACCGCCACGGGCTGCCGGGGCACCGACCGCCGCGAACTGGTCAGCATCGACGCCAGTTACGGCCTCGGCGAGGCTGTGGTGGGCGGGAAGGTGACGCCTGACAAACTTTATGTCTTCCAGCGCGACGACGGTGGCGAAGTAGTCATCCGTCAGATGGGCTGCAAAGACATGAAGATCGTCTATGATGAACGCGGCGGTACCCGCGAAGTGGAAGTGTCCGAGCTTGAGGCTCTGCGCTGGGCGCTTTCGCTCAGCCAGGCCGAACGCGTTGCCCAGGGCGTGCGCGCCGTCAGCAAGGCTTACGGCGGCATCATCATGGACACGGAATTCTGCATTGACGCCAACGACAAGCTCTGGTTCGTCCAGGCGCGGCCCGAAACCCGCTGGAACGATGATCTTGAGCTGCACCCCCATACCATCTTCATGCGCCGCCGCGAGGTGGACGCCAAAGCCGCCGCCGAAGCCGAAGTGCTGGTGGAAGGCAACGGCGCTTCACGCGGTGCAGGTCAGGGCACGGTGCGCTTTTTGCGCTCCGCCCTTGAACTGAACAAGATCGCCAAGGGCGATGTGCTTGCAGCCGAACGCACCGACCCGGACATGGTGCCGGGCATGCGCGTGGCCTCGGCCATCATGGCCGATGTGGGCGGCGACACGAGCCACGCGGCCATTACCTCGCGCGAGCTTGGCATTGCCGCTGTTATCGGCATCCAGCGTCTCGACATCCTGCGCGCGCTTGACGGCGCGGAAGTGACCGTTGACGGCACACGCGGCAAGGTTTACCGAGGCCTTTTGCCCCTGCACCTTGTGGGCGGCGAAATGGATCTCTCCAAACTGCCCCCTACCAAGACCAAGGTCGGCCTTGTGCTGGCCGACGTGGGTCAGGCGCTGTTCCTCTCCCGTCTGCGCAACTTCCCCCAGTTTGAAGTGGGCCTGCTGCGCGCGGAATTCATGCTTGGCAACATCAGCATCCATCCGCAGGCATTGGAAGCCTTTGACAACGGCGAGCTTGAAAATGTGGTGCACAGCAAGCTGAAAGAGCTTGAAAATCGCCTTTCCAAGGTGCTGCGCGAGCAGATGGCAGCCGGGCTGATTGTATTCAACTTCAACCTACGCGAATACGTGGGCGAAGTGACCGGCCTTGCCGCAGAGGTGGAAGCCTTTGCCGAAGCGAGCAAGAGCCTGAATGCGGAAGAAGTGCTGATGCAGCACCGCAAAATGCGCGAGCTGGATCACAAGGTTGACCAGCACCTCGAAATGGCCTCGCGCCGTATTGAAGTGCTCAAGACCTCCAATGATCTGGCCGACCATGTGCGCATCATCATGGGTTACGATGACGCTCTGGCCCTGCTGAATCCGGCTGACCCCGAATCTGCCAAGCGCGTTGCTGAAATCGAAGCCACTGTTGAAGAACATGTGCGCCGGATCAAGGATATGCCCGCAGTCACCAAGCTGATGGACAACATCAACCATCTGCGTGAAGAAGTGAGCCTGCGTTCCGGCCTGAAAAAGGAAATGGACGACCTGCGCAACCTGACGGACAAAATTCGCGGCATCATCAAGGCTCGCGGATTCCGTACCGGCAAGGAGCACTACGTTCAGACCCTGGCCCAGAACCTGGCCCTCTTTGCCATGGCCTTCTACGGCAAGCCCATCACGTACCGCACTACAGACTTCAAGAGCAACGAATACCGCAACCTGCTGGGCGGCAGCCTCTTTGAACATAACGAAGACAACCCCATGCTTGGCTATCGCGGCGTTTCGCGCAATATCCATGACTGGGAAATTGAAGCCTTCAAGCTGGCACGCGGCGTATACGGCGGCTCCAACCTGCGCATGATGCTGCCCTTTGTGCGTACATTGGAAGAAGCCCGCTCCATGCGCAGCTACCTTGAGCAGGTTCACAAGCTCAAGAGCGGCCAGGACGGCCTGAAGATCATTCTCATGTCCGAGCTGCCTTCCAACGCCATTCTTGCCAAGCAGTTCATCACTGAGTTTGACGGCTTCTCCATCGGCTCCAACGACATGACCCAGATGGTGCTGGCGACAGACCGCGACAATTCGCGCCTGTCCCACATCTATGACGAGGAAGATCCGGCTGTTGTCTGGGCCATCCTTGTCAGCATCTTCACCGGCCAGAAGTACGCCAAGAAGGTGGGCTTCTGCGGTCAGGGCGTGTCCAACAGCATCATCCTGCGCGGCCTGGTTGCCATCGCGGGTATCACCTCTGCCTCTGTGGTGCCGGATACCTACTACCAGACCGTGTTTGATATCGCCTCTGTGGAAGGGGAAAACCATTCTGCCGCCGACCTTGGCAAATGGCTTGCCGCCCAACACCACAAGCGCCTTGCCGACCTGATGGAAAAGACCGGCTACGGTCATATCCTCAAGAAGTACAAGGAACCGCAGGATATTCAGGAATGGTACGAGGGCGAGTTGCAGCGTCGGCACGAACAGTTCCGCGATCACCTCGACACGCCCAAGGAAGCCTTCTATCGGGCCGAGTTGCAGAGCTTCCGCTCCACCTTCCACAAGCCTGTGATCTACGCCACCTGGAACTGGGACGAAACTGTTGAGGATGCCCTGCATCACTCCGGCTTCCAGAACTTCGAGGAGCAGGCCAAGGCTCTGGAATACTCCCGCACGGTCAACGACTAG